A genome region from Arachis duranensis cultivar V14167 chromosome 8, aradu.V14167.gnm2.J7QH, whole genome shotgun sequence includes the following:
- the LOC107463525 gene encoding omega-hydroxypalmitate O-feruloyl transferase, translating to MENGHGSKFELVVRQIGEPMKVKPSEETQKGLYFLSNLDQNIAVPVKTVYCFKSSSRGNEEAPQVIKDSLSKILVPYYPMAGTLILSKEGKLIVDCTEEGAVFVEAEAECNIEDIGDLTKPDPHNLGKLVYSVPGATNILQMPLMTAQVTKFKCGGFSLGLNMIHCMKDGICAMEFVNAWSNVARGLSLKVPPYLDRSMLRARDPPKIEFEHTEFEQIEDVSNTNKLYEEEMIYKSFTFDPNKLEHLKKMATQDGVLKKCTSFEALSGFVWRARSEALRMKADQKTKLLFAVDGRSKFVPPIPEGYFGNAIVLTNSLCKAGELLNSPLSYSVSLVHEAIEMVNDSYMRSAIDYFEVTRARPSLAATLLITTWTKLSFHTTNFGWGDPLCSGPVTLPEREVVLFLSHGHGRRSINVLMGLPASAMNTFQELVNQV from the exons ATGGAAAATGGGCATGGCTCAAAATTTGAACTTGTTGTAAGGCAAATAGGAGAACCAATGAAAGTGAAGCCTTCAGAAGAAACACAAAAGGGACTCTATTTCCTTTCAAACCTTGACCAGAACATTGCTGTTCCAGTTAAAACAGTTTATTGCTTCAAATCAAGTTCAAGGGGAAATGAAGAAGCTCCACAAGTAATCAAAGATTCACTCTCAAAGATTCTTGTCCCTTATTACCCCATGGCAGGTACCTTGATTCTAAGCAAAGAAGGGAAGCTTATAGTGGATTGCACTGAAGAGGGTGCAGTGTTTGTTGAGGCTGAAGCAGAGTGTAACATTGAAGACATTGGAGATTTAACAAAACCAGATCCTCATAATCTTGGCAAACTTGTTTATAGTGTTCCTGGTGCAACCAATATTCTTCAGATGCCTCTTATGACTGCTCAg GTGACAAAGTTCAAATGTGGAGGATTCAGTTTGGGACTAAACATGATCCATTGCATGAAAGATGGAATATGTGCCATGGAATTTGTGAATGCATGGAGCAATGTAGCCAGAGGCTTGAGCTTGAAGGTTCCTCCATATCTCGACCGATCGATGCTCAGAGCGCGCGACCCTCCCAAGATCGAATTTGAACACACAGAATTTGAGCAGATAGAAGATGTATCAAACACTaacaagctttatgaagaagagATGATCTACAAATCATTCACCTTTGACCCTAACAAGCTTGAACACCTCAAGAAAATGGCTACCCAAGATGGGGTTTTGAAGAAATGCACAAGTTTTGAAGCACTCTCAG GATTTGTATGGAGGGCTAGATCTGAAGCATTAAGAATGAAAGCTGATCAAAAGACTAAACTACTCTTTGCAGTTGATGGAAGGTCCAAATTTGTGCCACCAATACCTGAGGGGTACTTTGGGAATGCTATTGTTCTAACAAACTCTCTTTGTAAGGCTGGTGAATTACTGAATAGCCCTTTGTCATATTCAGTGAGTTTGGTTCATGAAGCAATTGAAATGGTGAATGATAGTTACATGAGATCAGCCATTGATTATTTTGAAGTCACAAGAGCAAGGCCTTCTTTGGCAGCTACACTATTGATCACAACTTGGACAAAGTTGTCATTTCACACTACAAATTTTGGTTGGGGTGATCCTTTGTGTTCTGGTCCTGTTACTTTGCCTGAAAGAGAAGTTGTTTTGTTCTTGTCTCATGGCCATGGAAGGAGAAGTATTAATGTTCTTATGGGTTTGCCTGCTTCTGCCATGAACACCTTTCAGGAGTTGGTTAACCAAGTTTGA
- the LOC107463524 gene encoding DEK domain-containing chromatin-associated protein 1: MATETLEENKPQQEPPKPDADSAPKSDPQSEPKPEPENQDQQGAPPEAKPEEEEHDEGNSKEDESKEAAQESKVEEEEEEKKEGNKVEEGEEEGGDDDEKEEQEEEKDGDDAVKDEEEEEGDGEDAEEDEEAEDEDEAEGTEKAKKKGKETEAKSKKEKASKKEVSEKKEPVTPVSDRPTRERKTVERYSVPSPARSSRSSAGKALAIAKGRGEQLKDIPNVAFKLSKRKPDDNLHLLHNILFGKKSKAHNLKRNIGQFSGFVWTENEEKQRAKVKERIDKCVKEKLLDFCDVLNIPINKANVKKEELSIKLLEFLESPHATTDVLLADKEQKGKKRTRKATPNKSPGEGSTETHAKKQKQRSDVGKKRKQSSDVEEDDKEEVSDAEEASHDDEDVGVPNDESEEENKSEEEEEKPSTQKRTPKKIAKEGSTGKAGEKSTSGKKTSVKAAKSVEKTPKKSSLKKTDQDSASASKKQKTSSEKSDTKGKAASKKQTEKPSKASVKDQGKGKGSKKSKKEPSREDMHAVVVDILKEVDFNTATLSDILRQLGTHFGLDLMHRKAEVKDIITDVINNMSDEEVEGEDDDDNDGDGDGDDGDGAKDDEGDDDEA; encoded by the exons ATGGCCACGGAAACCCTAGAAGAGAACAAGCCTCAACAggaacctcccaaacccgacgCAGATTCTGCTCCCAAATCCGACCCTCAGTCCGAACCTAAACCCGAACCTGAGAACCAAGACCAACAGGGAGCTCCACCTGAAGCAAAGCCCGAAGAGGAAGAGCATGACGAGGGGAATTCGAAGGAAGACGAGTCAAAGGAAGCTGCTCAAGAATCCaaggtagaagaagaggaggaggagaagaaagaggGTAACAAggtagaagaaggagaagaggaaggTGGTGACGATGATGAGAaagaagagcaagaagaagagaaggacgGTGACGATGCAGTGAAAGacgaagaggaggaggaaggagACGGAGAGGACGCGGAGGAGGATGAAGAAGCTGAAGACGAAGACGAAGCTGAAGGTACTGAGAAGGCGAAGAAGAAGGGTAAGGAAACCGAAGCGAAGTCGAAGAAGGAGAAAGCGAGTAAGAAAGAAGTCTCCGAGAAGAAGGAACCGGTTACGCCGGTAAGTGACCGGCCGACGAGGGAGAGAAAGACGGTAGAGCGCTACTCTGTGCCATCTCCGGCGAGGTCTTCGAGGTCCTCAGCTGGTAAAGCGCTCGCAATTGCAAAG GGTCGTGGTGAGCAGCTTAAGGATATCCCTAATG TGGCTTTCAAGTTATCCAAGAGAAAACCTGATGACAACCTACATTTGCTTCATAATATACTTTTTGGGAAGAAATCTAAG GCACACAATTTAAAGAGAAATATAGGGCAGTTTTCTGGTTTTGTGTGGACTGAAAATGAG GAAAAACAGCGGGCAAAGGTGAAGGAGAGGATTGACAAGTGTGTAAAAGAAAAGTTGTTGGATTTTTGTGATGTTCTTAATATTCCAATAAACAAGGCCAATGTGAAGAAG GAAGAACTGTCTATAAAGCTGTTGGAATTTTTGGAGTCCCCACATGCTACGACTGATGTTCTTCTTGCTGATAAAGAGCAG AAGGGTAAAAAACGAACCAGAAAGGCAACTCCTAACAAATCCCCTGGGGAAGGATCTACAGAAACACATGCCAAG AAGCAAAAGCAACGTTCAGATGTTGGTAAAAAGAGAAAACAGTCttctgatgttgaggaggatgaTAAAGAGGAAGTGTCGGATGCTGAAGAGGCATCTCATGATGATGAAGACGTTGGAGTTCCAAATGATGAAAGTGAAGAGGAAAATAAAtcagaggaagaggaagaaaaaccAAGCACCCAAAAGCGCACTCCTAAAAAGATTGCAAAAGAGGGTTCAACTGGCAAAGCAGGAGAGAAATCTACGTCAGGCAAGAAGACATCTGTGAAGGCTGCTAAGAGTGTTGAGAAAACTCCAAAGAAGTCCTCTTTAAAAAAGACTGACCAGGATAGTGCTTCTGCATCCAAGAAGCAGAAAACCTCTAGTGAAAAGTCGGATACTAAGGGAAAGGCTGCAAGCAAAAAACAAACAGAGAAGCCGTCAAAAGCCTCGGTGAAGGATCAAG GGAAAGGAAAAGGTAGTAAGAAGTCCAAGAAGGAACCTAGCAGGGAGGACATGCATGCAGTTGTAGTTGATATTCTGAAGGAAGTTGATTTTAATACT GCAACTCTATCTGATATCCTCAGGCAACTTG GTACCCACTTTGGCCTGGATTTAATGCATAGAAAAGCAGAGGTGAAGGATATAATTACAGATGTAATTAATAACATGTCTGATGAGGAAGTTGAAGGAGAAgacgatgatgataatgatggtgatggtgatggtgatgatggTGATGGAGCAAAAGACGATgagggtgatgatgatgaagctTGA